A region from the Lentimonas sp. CC4 genome encodes:
- a CDS encoding ATP-binding protein, protein MHTPIHLSEFTENVEAKLAHGRDGQGALPESIWETYSAFANTSGGTIFLGVGERHGQFFADGIPCSEQVEAALWAGLNDRTKVSHNILDTPQVRAHTLPHGENILIIVVPQAPKHLKPIYIGNDPYTGSYIRHESGDYHIEREAVEQMLADRGAP, encoded by the coding sequence ATGCATACCCCAATCCATCTCTCCGAATTCACCGAGAACGTCGAAGCCAAGCTCGCGCACGGGCGAGATGGACAAGGTGCGCTGCCAGAAAGCATTTGGGAGACCTACTCGGCCTTTGCCAACACAAGCGGCGGCACAATCTTTCTAGGGGTCGGCGAACGCCACGGCCAGTTTTTCGCAGACGGCATCCCCTGTTCAGAGCAGGTCGAGGCGGCACTCTGGGCAGGGCTCAACGACCGGACGAAAGTCAGTCACAACATTTTGGATACGCCCCAGGTGCGTGCGCATACACTCCCTCATGGTGAAAACATCCTGATCATCGTCGTGCCACAGGCTCCCAAACACCTAAAACCGATTTATATCGGCAACGATCCCTACACCGGCAGCTACATTCGCCACGAATCCGGCGATTACCATATAGAGCGCGAAGCGGTCGAACAGATGCTCGCAGATCGTGGGGCGCCATGA